A genome region from Hymenobacter tibetensis includes the following:
- a CDS encoding AAA domain-containing protein translates to MHKTTLLTEQPTYTDPYAIEKELRKVQALMKLEQQEDLEQFKLKNAKASIAERQQRGLTWYPVQIIKEDIGFGGKLVLELERPASQKGLHLFQVGKNAALFGNVPGRSGSDRPTLNGVITAVKRNKILLATTKEDLPDWVDEGKLGVDLTFDEVSYREMEYALGKVMGAFDGRLAELRNVLLGAKPAQFRPENEATLYYPSPLNESQLAAVRHVLAAKDVAIIHGPPGTGKTTTLVQAIMETTRRERRVLVCAPSNTAVDLLTEKLAERGVNVIRMGNPSRVSDLLLEHTLDAQIMAHKSYPELKSMRQTAEQYREVAGKFKRHFGWEEREERRALKEQAHLMLQDSDNLERYITEDLLDKVQVITCTLVGASNRAIRHLTYETIFIDEAAQALEPGCWIPITKGNRVVLAGDHQQLPPTIKSEKAGALRETLFEKCIRRQPETARMLQVQYRMHEQIMEFSSEQFYDGKLQAAPTVAHADLPDYDIRFAPDQAVEFLDTAGFGFQELGIAESRSIANPEEADLLLKRLAQLLEPYDAADHTEDLLTIGVIAPYRAQINYLKDAIEENNELAGLMEHRMLSVGTVDSFQGQERDIIAISLTRSNTQGDIGFLSDIRRMNVGMTRARKKLLIVGDSSTLGSHPFYKAFLDYTESIGAYRTAWELQ, encoded by the coding sequence ATGCACAAGACCACTCTGTTGACTGAACAACCTACTTATACCGACCCTTACGCCATCGAGAAAGAGCTGCGTAAGGTGCAGGCCCTCATGAAGCTGGAACAGCAAGAGGACCTAGAGCAATTCAAACTCAAAAACGCCAAGGCCAGCATTGCCGAACGCCAACAGCGCGGCTTGACCTGGTATCCCGTCCAAATCATCAAAGAAGACATCGGCTTCGGTGGCAAATTGGTGCTAGAGCTAGAACGCCCGGCTTCGCAGAAAGGCCTGCACCTGTTTCAGGTGGGCAAGAACGCGGCCTTGTTTGGCAACGTACCCGGCCGCTCTGGCTCCGACCGGCCCACGCTCAACGGCGTGATTACGGCCGTAAAGCGCAATAAAATCCTGCTGGCCACCACCAAAGAAGACCTCCCCGATTGGGTGGACGAAGGCAAGCTCGGCGTGGACCTAACCTTCGACGAGGTCAGCTACCGCGAGATGGAGTACGCCTTGGGCAAAGTGATGGGCGCCTTCGATGGGCGCTTGGCCGAGTTGCGCAACGTGCTGCTCGGCGCCAAACCCGCGCAGTTCCGCCCCGAAAACGAAGCCACGCTCTACTACCCGAGCCCGCTCAACGAGTCGCAGCTGGCGGCTGTGCGGCACGTGCTGGCGGCCAAGGACGTAGCCATCATTCACGGCCCGCCCGGCACCGGCAAAACCACCACGCTGGTGCAAGCCATTATGGAAACCACCCGGCGCGAGCGGCGGGTGCTAGTGTGCGCCCCCAGCAACACAGCTGTGGACTTGCTGACAGAGAAACTGGCTGAGCGCGGCGTGAACGTAATCCGGATGGGCAACCCTTCCCGGGTATCGGACTTGCTGCTCGAGCACACGCTCGATGCTCAGATTATGGCACACAAAAGCTACCCCGAGCTTAAAAGCATGCGCCAGACCGCCGAGCAGTACCGCGAAGTAGCCGGCAAGTTCAAGCGCCACTTCGGGTGGGAAGAACGGGAAGAGCGCCGCGCCCTCAAAGAGCAGGCCCACCTGATGCTGCAAGACTCCGACAACTTGGAGCGCTACATCACCGAGGACTTGCTGGATAAAGTGCAGGTAATCACCTGCACGCTAGTGGGCGCCAGCAACCGTGCCATCCGCCACCTCACTTACGAAACCATTTTCATCGACGAGGCTGCGCAAGCGCTGGAACCAGGCTGCTGGATTCCGATAACCAAAGGCAACCGCGTGGTGCTGGCCGGCGACCATCAGCAGCTGCCACCTACCATCAAGAGCGAAAAAGCCGGAGCCTTGCGCGAAACGCTGTTCGAGAAGTGTATCCGGCGCCAGCCCGAAACGGCCCGCATGCTGCAAGTGCAATACCGCATGCACGAGCAGATCATGGAATTTAGCTCCGAACAGTTCTATGACGGCAAGCTACAAGCCGCCCCCACCGTGGCCCACGCCGACCTGCCCGACTACGACATTCGCTTTGCCCCCGACCAAGCCGTGGAGTTTCTGGACACCGCTGGTTTTGGCTTCCAGGAGCTAGGAATTGCCGAAAGCCGCTCTATTGCCAACCCCGAGGAAGCCGATCTGCTGCTCAAGCGCTTGGCACAACTCTTAGAGCCCTACGATGCCGCTGACCATACCGAAGACCTATTGACCATCGGCGTTATTGCCCCCTACCGCGCCCAGATCAACTACCTTAAGGACGCCATCGAAGAGAACAACGAGTTGGCGGGCCTCATGGAGCACCGCATGCTGAGCGTTGGCACTGTTGACTCATTCCAGGGCCAGGAGCGCGACATCATTGCCATTAGCCTTACCCGCAGCAACACCCAGGGCGACATCGGCTTTCTGAGCGACATCCGCCGCATGAACGTAGGCATGACCCGCGCCCGCAAGAAGCTCCTCATCGTCGGCGATTCGTCCACACTCGGCTCACACCCGTTCTACAAGGCCTTCCTTGATTACACGGAAAGTATTGGGGCGTATAGAACTGCTTGGGAATTGCAATAA
- a CDS encoding helix-turn-helix domain-containing protein → MKIVREHIEPDAESSFRLLFTPCITDIFFWHYHPEYELVYIEGANGTRHVGDHISRYEGSDLVFIGPNIPHLNFDYGVATEPKKVVVQLKDHFLGDAFKQTPEFAAITQLFERARFGVSFHGHTKDLIGRQLAQLPDLPPFERLLTLLRIFQQLATSNDHTLLHGSAVTSTYNLQEQQRIQRVSEMVAEHYPRKIEIREVAALTNLTEAAFCRYFKRITRLTFTQFLNQYRVHQAQKLLLQDTTVSEACFACGFENLSYFTKTFKRVTGENPLQFKKRLQA, encoded by the coding sequence ATGAAGATTGTCCGTGAACACATTGAGCCTGATGCAGAAAGCTCGTTTCGCCTCCTGTTCACCCCCTGCATAACCGATATTTTCTTCTGGCATTACCATCCCGAATACGAGTTGGTGTACATCGAGGGCGCCAATGGCACACGCCACGTTGGCGACCATATTTCGCGCTACGAGGGCAGTGACTTGGTGTTTATCGGGCCGAATATTCCGCACCTGAATTTCGACTACGGCGTCGCGACGGAGCCTAAAAAAGTAGTGGTTCAGCTAAAGGACCATTTCTTGGGTGATGCATTCAAACAAACCCCTGAGTTTGCGGCTATCACGCAACTGTTTGAACGCGCCCGATTTGGTGTTTCCTTTCATGGCCATACCAAAGACCTAATTGGCCGGCAGCTAGCGCAACTGCCCGACCTCCCGCCATTTGAGCGGCTACTGACCCTGCTCCGCATATTCCAACAGCTGGCCACTAGCAACGACCACACACTGCTGCACGGCTCCGCCGTTACGAGCACCTACAACCTACAGGAGCAGCAGCGCATTCAGCGCGTGAGCGAAATGGTAGCGGAGCACTACCCGCGCAAAATTGAAATTCGGGAGGTAGCCGCCCTTACCAACCTGACGGAAGCCGCTTTTTGTCGCTATTTCAAGCGCATTACCCGGCTCACTTTCACGCAGTTTTTAAATCAATACCGGGTACACCAGGCCCAAAAGCTGCTATTGCAAGACACAACCGTTTCGGAGGCTTGCTTTGCTTGCGGCTTCGAGAATCTATCCTATTTCACCAAAACCTTTAAACGGGTAACCGGCGAGAATCCCTTGCAATTCAAAAAGCGCCTGCAAGCCTGA
- a CDS encoding SMP-30/gluconolactonase/LRE family protein: MKPKLLSLLLSGALLASCQSNTTTETPTTPEQPDMPGDSTTSGAATDTIATIGSPKLLHTLDDAHNTPDGLTLAPNGSIILSVPNLADNSKPAVLMEMTDTSLKPYLSNLPVEPTTKKAAPMDLAFGPDGNLYYAENQYENSKDFKSRLMRVRVTNGKPGTVETVVDNFALANAVVWKGNKIYVTDSQWDMSDNDKGSAVLVFTLAELNKGIVHLKPKTMDPHVLTTFTTQVNETGVDNGADGLDYDSKGNFYTGSFGDGTFYKMTMKPDGTLTKKEALTLKGKKITCVDGLIIDRKTDKAYLCNSRENAIEVVNLKNNTVTTLAQNGDTDGTNGLLDQPAEVLLKGNRLYVSDFDKPEKNFVNKKSDAPHTMSVIEVQ; this comes from the coding sequence ATGAAACCCAAACTTCTCTCGCTGCTCTTAAGCGGCGCTCTGCTAGCTAGCTGCCAGTCCAACACCACCACCGAAACGCCCACCACACCCGAACAGCCCGATATGCCCGGCGACTCTACCACGTCTGGCGCCGCCACGGATACTATAGCTACTATTGGCAGCCCAAAGCTGCTGCATACCCTCGACGACGCCCACAACACCCCCGACGGCTTAACGCTGGCACCCAATGGCAGCATCATCCTATCCGTGCCCAATTTAGCCGACAACTCGAAGCCGGCGGTACTTATGGAGATGACCGATACCAGCCTCAAGCCCTACCTGAGCAACCTGCCCGTCGAGCCCACCACCAAGAAAGCCGCCCCCATGGACTTGGCGTTCGGCCCAGATGGCAACCTCTACTACGCCGAAAACCAGTACGAAAACAGCAAGGATTTTAAATCCCGATTGATGCGCGTACGTGTGACCAACGGCAAGCCCGGCACCGTAGAAACGGTGGTCGACAACTTTGCGCTGGCCAATGCCGTGGTCTGGAAAGGCAACAAAATCTACGTGACCGACAGCCAGTGGGATATGTCCGACAACGACAAAGGCAGTGCCGTACTGGTCTTTACCTTGGCCGAGCTGAACAAGGGGATAGTGCACCTGAAGCCCAAAACCATGGACCCGCACGTACTAACCACCTTCACCACCCAAGTCAACGAAACCGGCGTCGATAACGGAGCCGACGGCCTCGATTACGACAGCAAAGGCAATTTCTACACCGGCTCGTTCGGCGACGGTACCTTCTATAAGATGACGATGAAGCCCGACGGTACCCTCACCAAAAAAGAGGCTCTGACGCTCAAGGGCAAGAAAATAACTTGCGTCGACGGCCTCATCATCGACCGCAAAACCGACAAAGCCTACCTCTGCAACTCCCGCGAAAACGCCATTGAAGTCGTCAACCTCAAAAACAACACCGTCACGACGCTAGCCCAAAACGGCGACACCGACGGTACCAACGGCCTCCTGGACCAACCCGCCGAAGTGCTCCTTAAAGGCAACCGCCTCTACGTTTCCGACTTCGACAAGCCCGAGAAGAACTTCGTCAACAAAAAGTCCGACGCTCCCCACACTATGTCGGTGATTGAGGTGCAGTAA
- a CDS encoding acyl carrier protein phosphodiesterase, translated as MNFLAHLVLSDTPAAPNYPDVVVGNFAAEAVRGRAALEAYPPAVQRGIRLHRFIDSFTDAHPLVRRTTARLRESGLGKWAGVVSDVGFDHLLARDFSHYHYDPTEPLAAFAQRHYALLHARRQELPERLQQTLYYMRRDDWLSGYAYPLGLERALLGLSRRAPSGSVLATGAAAFLAELPAYEADFREFWPELRAAVKAENSSRDPESGL; from the coding sequence ATGAACTTCCTGGCCCACCTAGTTCTCTCCGATACGCCCGCCGCGCCAAATTATCCTGACGTAGTAGTTGGCAATTTTGCCGCCGAAGCCGTGCGGGGTCGTGCTGCGCTGGAAGCGTATCCGCCGGCCGTGCAACGTGGCATCCGCCTGCACCGCTTCATCGACTCGTTCACCGATGCGCATCCGCTTGTGCGCCGGACCACCGCCCGCTTGCGCGAATCAGGCCTTGGCAAATGGGCGGGCGTCGTTTCCGATGTCGGTTTCGACCACCTACTAGCCCGCGACTTCTCACATTACCACTACGACCCTACCGAGCCGCTGGCAGCCTTCGCCCAACGTCATTACGCCTTACTCCACGCCCGCCGCCAAGAGTTGCCAGAGCGCCTACAGCAAACCCTCTACTACATGCGCCGCGACGATTGGCTTAGCGGCTACGCGTATCCTCTAGGCCTAGAGCGGGCCTTGCTGGGACTAAGCCGCCGCGCACCATCCGGGTCCGTGCTGGCTACAGGCGCCGCCGCGTTTTTGGCAGAACTGCCCGCCTACGAAGCGGATTTTCGGGAGTTTTGGCCGGAACTGCGGGCAGCGGTAAAAGCTGAAAATAGCAGTAGAGACCCGGAGAGCGGACTTTAG
- a CDS encoding DUF6630 family protein — MPNTHPTIELYKNIVDSIVTSAELRDEAMTKLKQAIEDPQSFYNADREFILSGRGLSYPEDVELTSKFVLIDMLIENNQMIEIDWKEAEEEIRLQLNEVLKAKNYGFQLSKNNLYEDNIDTYEILFSINDEELEPLGYAIEMLDIDSDSYVLTVIPLNIQEKANGLFENIK; from the coding sequence ATGCCTAACACCCATCCTACCATTGAACTATATAAAAATATAGTTGACAGTATTGTAACTTCAGCAGAATTGAGAGACGAAGCAATGACTAAGCTCAAACAAGCCATTGAAGATCCTCAATCATTTTATAATGCAGATAGAGAATTTATTCTATCTGGACGTGGGTTAAGCTATCCGGAGGATGTTGAGTTAACTTCTAAATTTGTTTTGATTGATATGTTGATAGAAAACAATCAAATGATAGAAATTGATTGGAAGGAAGCCGAAGAAGAAATTCGCTTGCAATTGAACGAAGTGCTCAAAGCTAAGAATTATGGTTTTCAACTATCAAAGAATAATCTATATGAAGACAACATTGATACTTATGAAATATTATTTTCTATTAATGATGAAGAATTAGAGCCATTAGGTTATGCTATAGAAATGTTAGATATAGATTCTGACAGCTATGTGCTGACAGTTATACCGCTAAACATACAAGAAAAAGCAAATGGATTGTTTGAAAATATCAAATAA
- a CDS encoding FKBP-type peptidyl-prolyl cis-trans isomerase, which yields MAQISENKVVTITYDLSVTDDNQEKVLVESAEADAPMVFLFGQSGLPEEFERQLDGKQAGDSFTFSLTPEQAYGEYDEQAVVDIPKNVFEIDGQVDQEMLQVGNFLPMADNQGHHMQGKVVEIGPDSVKMDFNHPLAGMVMHFDGKVAEVREATQEELDHGHVHGEGGHAH from the coding sequence ATGGCTCAAATCAGCGAAAACAAAGTCGTCACCATCACCTACGACCTCAGCGTGACCGATGACAACCAGGAAAAAGTGCTCGTAGAATCAGCCGAAGCGGATGCGCCCATGGTGTTCCTGTTCGGCCAGAGCGGCTTACCAGAAGAGTTCGAGCGCCAGCTCGACGGCAAGCAAGCTGGCGACTCCTTCACCTTCTCCCTCACCCCCGAGCAAGCCTACGGCGAGTACGACGAGCAAGCCGTGGTTGACATCCCGAAGAACGTATTTGAAATCGACGGCCAGGTAGACCAGGAGATGCTGCAAGTCGGCAACTTCCTCCCCATGGCCGACAACCAAGGCCACCACATGCAAGGCAAAGTGGTAGAAATTGGCCCCGACAGCGTAAAAATGGACTTCAACCACCCGCTCGCTGGTATGGTGATGCACTTCGACGGCAAAGTAGCCGAGGTGCGCGAAGCCACGCAAGAAGAGCTAGACCACGGCCACGTCCACGGTGAAGGCGGCCACGCCCACTAG